From Actinomyces procaprae:
GAGCACTATACGAAGGCGGCAGGCCAGAATTCTTGTACAAGGACTTCGACCGTGAGATAAGACGCTACGGCCAAGCGATACTCAACCCGAACAACCCCCTTGGAGGCCTTACCATCGTCACCAACACCGACAAAGCTGCAGAGTTCCTCGGCCAACGCGCCCGCAGCATACTCGGGCACGACTTCCCACTCATCATCAAGGTAGTTCCTTGACAACACAACATTGGAGTTAGGATATAGTCATGAGCGAGCGATATTCAATACTACCCCCGGGACCCACCACCCTGACAATTGCCGACAAGGACACATTCATCCGCGCAGCACGGGCCCAGTGGCCTAGATGCCGAATCGTACAAGCGGGCCTCAGCCCAGAGGACTCCGACGCCGACGCGTACCCTGTTTTCGAAGGACATGAGGTGGAGATATGTCATTTTCCGGAGAACAAGGTCATTTCCTGCTCCGGGCCATTCAACCAACCAGGGGTAGCCGAGGTCGCCGCGTGGGTGCGTTCTCTCAATCCTGATCCGAATCTCGTACTTTGGCTCACGGACACATTCTTCACCGGTCACGTCGTACTCGCACCAGGCATCACAGCCGACGAAATTCGCGCCTCGTGGGTAGACCACGCCGAGCACGACCCGACGGTCGAGTACCCGGAGTACTTCGGCAACTAAGCCGGCACCTCCGCCCCACCACCTGCACCCCCATCCACAGACACCTCTGCCTCACCGCACATGGCCTCAGCAGAAGCCGCCCACCATGACCGAGATAAAAATACTTCCCGTCGAGCGCGCCATCGAGTGGATCCGCGCCTGGGCCGAGCTCGACTGGCCCATCACCTGGGAGACCGCCTACGCCACCCGCGACAAACTCGGCTGGACACCCGCCCCCGACGACGGACGCTTCTTCACCACCGAACTATCCACCAACGGACAAGAAGACGGACACATGTCGCGTCTGCACGGTCAGTGCAGCGGGGTATCGATACCACTCTGCTCCCGCAACCTGCAGGCCGAACCAAACAGTCCTTGGTCTTCATCTCTATGGCAGGCTTACGACGCCACCGCCGACGCACTCACGCAGCTGTACGGCACCGGCAAGCAGACCGGCGACCGAAGCGACGTCCT
This genomic window contains:
- a CDS encoding DUF6301 family protein translates to MTEIKILPVERAIEWIRAWAELDWPITWETAYATRDKLGWTPAPDDGRFFTTELSTNGQEDGHMSRLHGQCSGVSIPLCSRNLQAEPNSPWSSSLWQAYDATADALTQLYGTGKQTGDRSDVLQTDWILNNQVTVSLLASSKIMRAMLDSPEVTAIDQQELYYIEKYGEDYVDD